The Nocardioides ochotonae genome segment CGTCCGTGGCCGGAGACTGGGAGACACCTGGACGTCGGTGGCGTCGCCGGAGCGGACCGCGGAGACGAGGTCGGAGTACGACGACGTGCGGTGGCCCTGGGCCACCGTGGCCACCAGGAGAGCGGCCCAGCCCACGAGGAGCACCACGGCGACCGCCTGGGTCACCCGCAGGCGCCGCACATCCCGGGTCCGGGGCGTGAGGACCGGTGGGTGCGCCACCTCGGTGTCAGGCGCGGGGGGCGGTGCGGTGCTCAGGGCGGGTCCTCTCAGCGGATTGCTCCGCTGAGCCTAGGGGAGCGTGGCTCCCCGTGACCCGGGAACGGTCTGCCTCCGGCCGCCCCCGGGTGCACCCCTTCCGGGGCCCTCTCCGTGGGCCCCTTCCCTGGACTCCTGTGTGGCGCCGTGCCCGGCGCGCGCCGTACCGACCGGCGTCGAGGGGTGGAATCTCCATGGTCCGCCCGCGGCCCCGGCACGGCAAGGGGCAGGCCCCGGGAACAGTGAGAAGGTGGCGGGGTGAGCGCGCCGCGACAGGCCCCCGAGGATGGGCTCGGCCCCGCGCGCACCGGCCTGCTCGTCCTCGCCGTCGCCGTCTTCGCCGCCGTGACCACCGAGCTGCTGCCGGTCGGTCTGCTGCCCCAGATCAGCGCGGCGTTCGGTGTGAGCGACGCGGAGGCAGGGCTGCTGGTGAGCGCGTACGCCGGCATGGTCGCGGTGCTGTCGGTCCCGCTGGCGCTCGCGACCCGGCGGCTGCCGCGCAAGCCGGTCCTGCTCGCGACCATCGGTGGCTACCTGGTGAGCAACGCGATCGCGGCAGTGGCGCCGAGCTTCGCCGTCCTCGCCGCCGGGCGGGTCATCGGCGGCCTCACCCACGCCCTGTTCTTCTCGGTCTGCATCGGATATGCGACCCGGCTCGTCCCGGCGGGCCGGACCGGCCGGGCGTTGGCACTCGCGTCGGCCGGGATCTCCGGGGGTCTGGTGCTGGGGGTGCCCCTCTCCACGGCGCTCGGCGACGCCTTCGGCTGGCGGCTCGCGTTCGGCGCCCTCGCCGCGGTGGTCGCGCTCGTCCTGGTGATGGCCGCGGTGGTGCTGCCGCCCGTCGCCGGACCGCGGGGCGACGACGCGCCGTACCCGGGGCGACGGCGCGACCTCGCGACGGTGGTCGCAGCCAACGGCGTGACCTACCTGGGCACCTACGTCCTCTACACCTACATCAGCGTCCTGCTGCGCGACTCCGGGGCTCCCGGGGGCTGGGTCGGCCCGACCCTGCTGCTCTTCGGCGTGTGCGGGCTGGTCGGTCTGCGCCTCGCCGCGACCCAGCTCGACCACCGCCCGCACGGCAGCGCCGTCGTCATCCCCGCGCTGATGGCCGCCGGCACGGCGGCCGTGGCGCTGGCCTATCCCAGGCTCGGCCTCGTGGTCCTCGCCGGCATGGTCTGGCTGGCCGCCTTCGGACCGGCCGCGTCGCTGTATCAGTCGGCGTCGGTGCGGACGTCGTCGAGCACGCCCGAGACCGCCGGCGCGTGGATCAACGCCAGCAGCAACGCGGGCATCGGCGGCGGTGCGGCCGTCGGGGGAGCGGTGATGGCCGCCTCGGGGCTCACCGCGGTCGCGTGGACCTCGGCCGCCATCGTCGCGCTCGCGGCACTCCTCGCCCTGGTGGCCCGCTCGGCCCTCCGGCCTCGGGAGACGGCATCCGGCGGGACGCCGTACACGTCGACGTGAGGTCCGCGGTCGACAGCCGCGCGGTCGGGGGTGGAGGGTGGAAGGGTCCAGGAAGGAGCCGGACATGGGCTGGTATCGCGAACAGGTCGTCCCCCGCCTCATCAACGTGGCCTGTGCCTCGGGGCCGATGACCCACGAGCTCCGCACGCGGGTGTGCTCCGGCCTGGCCGGGGAGGTGGTCGAGATCGGCTTCGGCTCGGGCCTCAACGTGCCGCACTATCCGGCCACCGTGTCGCGGGTCGCGGCCATCGAGCCCTCGGACGTGGCCTGGCGGCTGGCAGCGGACCGGCGCGCGGCCGGGTCGGTCCCGGTCGAGCGCGCCGGGCTGGACGGCCAGTCGCTGCCGTTCGACGACGACACGTTCGACTGCGCGCTCTCCACCTGGACGATGTGCACGATCCCGGATCTCGATGCGGCGCTGGGGCAGCTGCGCCGGGTGCTGCGCCCGGGCGGGACCCTGCACTTCGTCGAGCACGGCCTCGCCCCCGACGAGTCGGTCGCACGCTGGCAGCACCGCCTCGACCCGCTGCAGCAGCGGGTGGCCGGCGGGTGCCACCTGGACCGGCGGATCGTCGAGGCGATCGCGCGCGCGGGATTCACGCCCGGGCACGTCGAGGAGTTCTACGAGAAGGGCGCCCCGAAGGTGTTCGCGGCCGCCCGGCTCGGGGTCGCCGCTGCCTGAGCAGCGGCCCGGTCGGTTCGCCCGCGGGCACGGGCTACCGTGCGCCGTGGACGGCGACGGAAGGGAAGCGATGCACCAGGAGCCCATCGCCCACGAGGCGGCGCTGACGTGACCGGCGACCGTGACCGCAACGCGGCGGGCCGAGCCGAGCAGGCCCGGCCGCGTGACGAGCTCGGCCGGCCGCTGGCGTACGGCGCGGTGGGCGTCGAGCCGATCTCCGAGGAGCCCCGCCCGCCGGCGGAGACCCTCGCCTATGCGCGCCAGCTGCTGGACGAGGGTCGGCCCTTCGCCGCCCACGAGGCCCTCGAGGTGCGGTGGAAGTCGTGCCCGGTTGAGGAGCGCGAGCTGTGGCAGGGCCTGGCCCAGCTGTGCGTGGGGCTCACCCACCACGCGCGCGGCAACGCCGTGGGCGCCTCCCGGCTGGTCGAGCGTGCCGCGGGCCGGTTGTCGGCGTACGAGCTGGGCGGTGGTCCGACGTACGGTCTCGACCTCGCCGCGCTCATCGGGTGTGCCCGGGGACGGGTCGCGCACGGGTGAGCGCCGGCGTCCGACCGAAGGCGGAGAAGGGAGCCTGATCGCATGCCGGTGCACCACCTCTACCTCGCGCGGCACGCCGAGCCGGACAGCAACGGCGCGTTGACCGAGCGCGGGCACCAGCCGGAACAGGCCACGGCGAGCGCGGCAGCCACCATCTCGTCGTGACCCACGCCCTCACCAGCGGCTGGCTGGTGCGCCATGCGTGCGCGGCCCCGCCGTGGCGGTGTCCGGCGGCGTACCGTGACCGCCGTGGCCGACCCGAGGCACTTCGACGCGCATGCCGCGGACTACGAGCGTCATCGACCGCCGTACCCCGAGCAGCTCTGGGTCCGGCTGTACGAGCTGGGGGTGCTGCGGAGTGGTCGCCGCGTCCTCGACCTGGGCGCCGGGACGGGGGAGGCCGCCGTACGGCTGGTCTCGGCCGGAGCGGTGGTGACCGCAGTTGAGCCGGGCAGTTCCTTGGCCGCCCGGCTACGCCGTCGGGTGCCGGCGGCGGAGGTCATGATCGCCACGGCGGAGGAGGCGGTCCTTCCGGAGGCGGCCTTCGACCTCGCAGTGGCGGCCACGGCTGCGCACTGGTTCGACCTCGACATCGTGCTGCCGAAGCTGCACCGAGCGCTACGTCCCGGTGGCCGGCTGGCGGTCTGGCGGACCGTCTTTCGCGACCCCGAGGCGGACACCGCCTTCCGGCGGCGGGTGGCGCGGATCATGGCGAGCGGTCCGCGGGTCTCGCGCCCCGATGCACTCGACCTCGACCGCTGGGTCCGCGAGCTCACC includes the following:
- a CDS encoding MFS transporter, whose amino-acid sequence is MSAPRQAPEDGLGPARTGLLVLAVAVFAAVTTELLPVGLLPQISAAFGVSDAEAGLLVSAYAGMVAVLSVPLALATRRLPRKPVLLATIGGYLVSNAIAAVAPSFAVLAAGRVIGGLTHALFFSVCIGYATRLVPAGRTGRALALASAGISGGLVLGVPLSTALGDAFGWRLAFGALAAVVALVLVMAAVVLPPVAGPRGDDAPYPGRRRDLATVVAANGVTYLGTYVLYTYISVLLRDSGAPGGWVGPTLLLFGVCGLVGLRLAATQLDHRPHGSAVVIPALMAAGTAAVALAYPRLGLVVLAGMVWLAAFGPAASLYQSASVRTSSSTPETAGAWINASSNAGIGGGAAVGGAVMAASGLTAVAWTSAAIVALAALLALVARSALRPRETASGGTPYTST
- a CDS encoding class I SAM-dependent methyltransferase, whose product is MGWYREQVVPRLINVACASGPMTHELRTRVCSGLAGEVVEIGFGSGLNVPHYPATVSRVAAIEPSDVAWRLAADRRAAGSVPVERAGLDGQSLPFDDDTFDCALSTWTMCTIPDLDAALGQLRRVLRPGGTLHFVEHGLAPDESVARWQHRLDPLQQRVAGGCHLDRRIVEAIARAGFTPGHVEEFYEKGAPKVFAAARLGVAAA
- a CDS encoding DUF309 domain-containing protein; protein product: MTGDRDRNAAGRAEQARPRDELGRPLAYGAVGVEPISEEPRPPAETLAYARQLLDEGRPFAAHEALEVRWKSCPVEERELWQGLAQLCVGLTHHARGNAVGASRLVERAAGRLSAYELGGGPTYGLDLAALIGCARGRVAHG
- a CDS encoding class I SAM-dependent methyltransferase, whose translation is MADPRHFDAHAADYERHRPPYPEQLWVRLYELGVLRSGRRVLDLGAGTGEAAVRLVSAGAVVTAVEPGSSLAARLRRRVPAAEVMIATAEEAVLPEAAFDLAVAATAAHWFDLDIVLPKLHRALRPGGRLAVWRTVFRDPEADTAFRRRVARIMASGPRVSRPDALDLDRWVRELTAGGYFVERHAEVFRWSVQLDSQQVRGLFSTFSDWTGDEVEAAAQAVDDLGGRVTEHYVTPLLVLDRVAARRTRPATRAASSTPARSTRRCCVPPVTPRA